One genomic segment of Sminthopsis crassicaudata isolate SCR6 chromosome 4, ASM4859323v1, whole genome shotgun sequence includes these proteins:
- the IL20 gene encoding interleukin-20: MRDSFISLYLFLTVFSLFVLPSLGLKRLHLGSCVLSMNFQEIRNEFLEIKGFVQAEDENWDNRILKNSEALQDIKPTERCCFFRHLLKFYLDRVFKNYQTSSPHIRRKVSSIANSFLGIKKELRLCHDHMTCHCGEEAKEKYMQILSHFEELDDQKAVIKALGELDILLRWMEKTK; the protein is encoded by the exons ATGAGAGACTCTTTTATCTCCCTATATCTTTTTTTGACCGTGTTTTCACTATTTGTATTGCCCTCTTTGGGACTAAAAAGACTCCACTTGGGAAGCTGTGTACTGTCCATGAACTTTCAGGAAATAAGGAATGAATTTTTGGAGATCAAAGGCTTTGTG CAAGCTGAAGATGAAAATTGGGACAACAGAATCTTGAAGAACTCAGAGGCTTTGCAAGATATAAAG ccCACAGAGAGATGTTGTTTTTTCCGCCATTTATTGAAGTTCTACCTAGACAGGGTGTTCAAAAACTACCAGACATCCAGTCCTCACATTCGCCGGAAGGTCAGCAGCATTGCCAACTCCTTTCTTGGAATCAAGAAGGAGCTTCGGCTCTGT CATGACCACATGACATGCCACTGTGGGGAGGAAGCAAAGGAGAAATATATGCAAATTCTGAGTCACTTTGAGGAG CTAGATGATCAGAAGGCTGTGATCAAAGCCCTAGGAGAGCTGGATATCCTCTTGAGATGGATGGAAAAGactaaataa